The following are from one region of the Salvelinus fontinalis isolate EN_2023a chromosome 5, ASM2944872v1, whole genome shotgun sequence genome:
- the fnbp4 gene encoding formin-binding protein 4 isoform X2, whose translation MGTEPESTGADFQYDTHTSLAGVGGLEMGDWQEVWDDNTGCYYYWNTQTNEVAWQLPYYLAHQVQGLQQYTDSSTVNGDGATQSAGCYDEQHSTVSALTSKTKMEVMESVVALTSEEEERHGVAASLLGPLIPPEVKEAEEKWRKRLVGGLEERENSLEDSLPGSPAPPLNEPDTPTHPLRDQRSRNQSEEDSDAEETEEDTMELELALDRKKAELRALEEGDCSVGGSSPCSEASQEAAAGPHSLLPKKAMWKTAFLRAASPDSNSRDSDTREDPDTAHCKVPEKDGEEEDKETGDKMVTNVPPKEEVETPELKFQIGELANTLTSKMEFLGINKKTISNFQLLLLQTETRIADWREGALNGIYLRRRLQEAAEHIKHYELNAAPKGWSCHWDREQRRYFYTNDRTSASQWDFPAEEDVEEVENTKTSIDGDPKPPPVPTGGLAVAGASVFTPIVPPQPGLPSYWSVPQPPLPPDQPPPPADSPPPPPPPPESPPPLPPPPLEDDGEIEEVEMEDDDSEPPAPGTEPPLPPGVVGMKVVESTASLGKSQKRKASGSGQLTKAVTIGSSAILYTQTIATAGADYWGVSAVATPPLPSETVAPPLPPPPTRPPLPPTQAPSALDPTGFKTLLTDKTKKLKKDKSKKSKTKMPSLVKKWQSIQKELDEEEQASSSDEDRDQLNKRSIEEWKQQQLLTGKAGKNANFEALPDDWRERMLKKRKMMKST comes from the exons ATGGGGACAGAGCCGGAGAGTACTGGGGCGGACTTCCAGTATGATACCCATACTTCACTCGCTGGAG TGGGAGGATTGGAGATGGGGGACTGGCAGGAGGTGTGGGATGACAACACAGGTTGTTACTACTACTGGAACACTCAGACCAACGAAGTGGCCTGGCAGCTGCCTTATTACCTTGCCCACCAGGTGCAGGGCCTGCAGCAGTACACAGACAG CTCAACAGTCAATGGCGATGGAGCTACACAGAGTGCAGGTTGCTATGATGAACAACACTCCACTGTTAGTGCCCTAACATCCAAGACAAAAATG GAGGTGATGGAGAGTGTGGTGGCCCTTACCAGTGAGGAAGAGGAGCGTCATGGTGTGGCCGCCTCCCTCCTCGGCCCCCTCATCCCTCCGGAGGTGAAAGAAGCGGAGGAGAAGTGGAGGAAAAGGCTGGTgggagggctggaggagagggagaacagctTGGAGGATAGCCTCCCAGGGTCCCCCGCTCCTCCACTGAATGAGCCAGacacccccacacaccccctGAGGGACCAACGCAGCAGGAACCAGTCTGAGGAGGACTCTGAtgcagaggagacagaagaggacACCATGGAGCTGGAGCTGGCTCTGGACAGGAAAAAG GCTGAGCTGCGGGCGTTGGAAGAGGGCGATTGCAGTGTGGGGGGCTCCAGCCCCTGTTCTGAGGCCAGTCAGGAGGCCGCCGCCGGGCCTCATAGCCTGCTTCCGAAAAAGGCCATGTGGAAGACGGCTTTCCTCAGAGCAGCCAGCCCCGACTCAAACAGCAGGGACTCAGATACACGGGAAGATCCAGACACAG CACATTGCAAAGTCCCAGAGAAGGACGGGGAAGAGGAGGACAAGGAAACTGGGGACAAAATGGTTACTAATGTGCCACCAAAGGAGGAAGTCGAAACTCCAGAGCTCAAG TTTCAGATCGGTGAACTTGCCAACACCTTAACCAGCAAGATGGAGTTTTTGGGGATCAACAAGAAAACTATCTCCAACTTCCAGCTTCTTCTGTTACAGACTGAG ACGCGGATCGCTGACTGGCGGGAGGGGGCTCTGAACGGGATCTATCTCCGCCGCAGGCTGCAGGAAGCCGCCGAGCACATAAAACATTACGAACTTAACGCCGCCCCTAAAGGCTGGTCGTGCCACTGGGACAG AGAGCAGAGGAGGTATTTCTATACCAATGACCGCACCAGTGCCTCCCAGTGGGACTTCCCAGCAGAGGAAGACGTGGAAGAAGTAGAAAATACCAAGACATCCATAGATGGGGACCCCAAACCCCCGCCCGTACCCACTGGTGGGCTTGCAGTCGCAG GAGCTTCAGTCTTCACACCCATCGTCCCCCCTCAGCCTGGCCTTCCCTCCTATTGGTCTGTGCCTCAGCCCCCACTTCCCCCTGACCAGCCCCCTCCCCCTGCCGACTCTCCCCcgcctccccctccacccccagagtcacctccccctctcccccctcctcctctggaggatgatggagagatagaggaggtagagatggaggatGATGATAGTGAGCCTCCAGCACCTGGAACAGAGCCGCCACTCCCCCCAGGGGTTGTTGGCATGAAG GTTGTGGAGTCTACAGCCTCGCTGGGTAAGAGTCAGAAACGCAAGGCTTCAGGATCAGGTCAGCTGACCAAGGCTGTAACCATTGGCAGCAGTGCCATTCTCTACACACAGACCATCGCCACAGCAG GAGCTGACTACTGGGGTGTGTCTGCGGTAGCTACACCTCCACTGCCTTCTGAAACCGTGGCCCCACCtctcccacctccccctaccCGCCCCCCGCTACCCCCCACTCAGGCCCCCTCTGCCCTGGACCCCACAGGGTTTAAAACACTGCTAACAGACAAGACCAAGAAACTAAAGAAGGATAAG TCGAAGAAGAGCAAGACGAAGATGCCGTCCCTGGTAAAGAAGTGGCAGAGCATCCAGAAAGAGCTGGACGAGGAGGAGCAGGCTAGTTCTAGCGACGAGGACAGGGACCAGCTCAACAAGAGGAGCATTGAGGAGTGGAAACAGCAGCAGTTACTCAC GGGTAAAGCTGGAAAGAACGCAAACTTTGAGGCTTTACCTGATGACTGGCGAGAGAGGATGTTGAAGAAGAGGAAGATGATGAAGAGCACGTAA